A single Polynucleobacter acidiphobus DNA region contains:
- the coaD gene encoding pantetheine-phosphate adenylyltransferase — protein MTIAVYPGTFDPFTRGHEDLVRRASSIFTKLIVGVADSKNKRPIFTLEERIEIAKEVLSHYPNVEIAGFSGLLKDFAREHSARVIVRGLRAVSDFEYEFQMAGMNRYLLPDVETLFLTPSDQYQFISGTFVREIALMGGDVSKFVFPSVEKWLQKKNAQIKST, from the coding sequence ATGACCATTGCTGTCTATCCAGGAACCTTTGACCCATTTACCCGTGGTCATGAAGATTTGGTTCGGCGCGCCTCAAGTATTTTTACCAAGCTGATTGTCGGGGTGGCTGATAGTAAAAATAAGCGTCCTATTTTTACACTTGAGGAACGGATTGAAATTGCCAAAGAGGTATTGAGCCATTATCCGAATGTTGAAATTGCAGGATTTTCTGGATTGCTGAAAGACTTTGCTCGAGAGCATTCTGCTCGAGTGATTGTGCGCGGTTTACGTGCTGTATCGGATTTTGAGTATGAGTTTCAGATGGCTGGTATGAATCGTTACCTACTACCAGATGTGGAAACTTTATTTTTGACCCCATCGGATCAATATCAATTTATTTCCGGTACCTTTGTCCGAGAAATTGCGCTCATGGGTGGCGATGTGAGTAAGTTTGTCTTTCCCTCAGTGGAAAAATGGTTACAAAAGAAGAACGCCCAAATTAAATCCACTTAA
- the cyoE gene encoding heme o synthase, with protein sequence MSTDFVRPPMPRWRQYWVLTKPRVTQLAVFCAIIGMFLATPGMVPWSILIGGSIGIWLLAGAAFAVNCLIEQAVDAKMRRTAWRPSATGEITPWQIIIFSCILGAAGMAVLWIYTNPLTMWLTFATFVGYAVIYTWFLKPATPQNIVIGGLSGAMPPALGWVAVTNQLSAEAWLLVLIIFVWTPPHFWALALYRREDYVQAGLPMLPVTHGERFTLLNILLYTLILLAASILPYVYGMSGLFYLVCALILSGIFVMYAIRLYQDYSDQLARKTFKYSISYLALLFAAILIDHYL encoded by the coding sequence ATGAGCACTGATTTTGTTCGTCCTCCCATGCCTCGTTGGAGGCAGTACTGGGTACTAACCAAGCCAAGGGTCACTCAGCTTGCGGTATTTTGCGCCATTATTGGCATGTTTTTGGCAACCCCCGGAATGGTTCCCTGGTCGATATTAATTGGTGGGTCGATTGGCATTTGGTTGCTTGCGGGCGCAGCCTTTGCAGTGAACTGTCTGATTGAGCAGGCAGTGGATGCCAAAATGCGTCGAACCGCATGGCGCCCCTCGGCAACGGGCGAGATTACCCCTTGGCAAATTATTATTTTCTCTTGCATTTTGGGGGCCGCGGGGATGGCGGTTCTGTGGATTTATACCAATCCACTAACGATGTGGCTTACCTTTGCAACCTTTGTGGGGTATGCCGTTATTTATACCTGGTTCTTAAAGCCGGCAACCCCCCAAAACATCGTGATTGGTGGGCTTTCTGGTGCCATGCCACCCGCATTAGGTTGGGTAGCTGTTACTAATCAATTATCAGCAGAAGCATGGTTATTGGTTCTGATCATTTTTGTGTGGACCCCACCGCATTTTTGGGCATTGGCTCTTTATCGACGCGAAGATTATGTTCAGGCAGGCTTGCCAATGTTACCAGTCACTCATGGTGAGCGATTTACCTTACTGAATATCTTGCTCTATACGCTCATCTTATTGGCAGCCTCGATTCTTCCGTATGTCTATGGAATGAGCGGCTTATTCTATTTGGTTTGCGCCCTGATTCTTAGCGGTATTTTTGTGATGTATGCAATCCGCCTCTATCAAGACTATAGCGATCAATTGGCTCGCAAGACATTTAAGTATTCAATTAGTTATTTAGCTTTATTGTTTGCTGCTATCCTAATCGATCATTACTTATAG
- a CDS encoding cytochrome c oxidase subunit 3, translating to MSSNSTPYYFVPGPSKYPVLASIGLLGFGGGMSAWVNGLSWGGPLVLAAVIYVLFVLYGWFGDAISESNTGKNGVNVDVSYRWSMSWFIFSEIMFFAAFFAALFYARSITVPWLGDVDNKLLWPDFVAAWPTVGPADLVQKFSTIGPWPIPTINTLLLLSSGVTVTWAHHALREGNRQHAIYGLFATVFLGLIFLGFQAYEYIHAYNDLNLKLTSGIYGSTFFMLTGFHGFHVFLGGLMLAIILRRLIRGDFTAENHFGFEGAAWYWHFVDVVWLGLYIVIYWM from the coding sequence ATGTCATCAAACTCCACACCGTATTATTTTGTCCCGGGCCCCTCAAAATATCCCGTCCTTGCTAGTATTGGACTGCTTGGCTTTGGCGGCGGCATGTCCGCTTGGGTCAATGGCCTCTCATGGGGAGGACCGCTGGTCCTAGCAGCGGTTATTTATGTACTGTTTGTGCTTTATGGTTGGTTTGGTGACGCAATCTCGGAGTCCAATACCGGCAAGAACGGTGTGAACGTCGATGTGTCCTATCGCTGGTCAATGAGCTGGTTCATCTTTTCCGAGATCATGTTCTTTGCCGCTTTCTTTGCGGCCCTATTTTACGCACGCAGTATTACAGTGCCCTGGCTTGGCGATGTGGACAACAAACTCTTGTGGCCTGATTTTGTAGCAGCATGGCCAACCGTTGGTCCTGCTGATCTGGTACAAAAATTTAGCACCATTGGCCCCTGGCCAATTCCAACGATTAATACGCTATTGCTCTTAAGCTCAGGCGTTACCGTGACCTGGGCGCATCATGCCTTACGCGAGGGTAATCGCCAGCATGCCATTTATGGATTGTTTGCCACGGTATTTCTTGGGCTTATTTTCTTGGGTTTTCAGGCTTACGAATACATCCATGCTTATAACGATCTGAACCTGAAACTTACCTCTGGAATTTACGGATCAACCTTCTTCATGCTGACCGGTTTTCATGGATTCCATGTCTTCTTGGGCGGCTTGATGTTGGCGATTATCTTGCGTCGTTTGATTCGTGGTGATTTCACCGCCGAGAATCACTTTGGTTTTGAAGGTGCCGCATGGTATTGGCACTTCGTTGACGTCGTCTGGCTAGGGCTTTACATCGTTATTTACTGGATGTAA
- a CDS encoding M16 family metallopeptidase, with product MHRIHLIFKGLIGLIATLFVVSAHAVLPIQAIPLSNGTNAYLIQTNAIPMVDIEISIDAGSRYDPKDQSGLASLTAAMLIRGIQWQGGILNEAQQADAIAELGASISASASGERAIVRARSLSKPDIFDPLLQLLVASVSKPIFDSSILMREKQRVSAAIQEGDTKPEVVLQKRFRQEVFGNYPLARSPSIESIAAIQGGDLARFHQDFYRQDRVIVNIVGNVDPAKAKQIAEQIINALPVKGPAIPALPPLERSPIEPESKRLVRIPFQTQQTHIAMGMTAITRDNPDYFPLLVGNYVLGGGGFVSRLVGEVRDKRGFAYSVFSYFQPGRDTGTFEAGLQTRNDQADQALNVLQETIARFIEDGPSDAELAAAKANLINGYPLRLDSNRKLLDNLSAITWNQLPLNTLDVWTQQVAAVKKDDVRNAFKRHLDMRRMISVLVGGAP from the coding sequence ATGCATCGTATTCATCTTATTTTTAAAGGACTAATCGGCTTAATCGCAACGTTATTTGTAGTTTCAGCGCATGCAGTATTGCCAATCCAAGCGATTCCCTTAAGCAATGGTACAAACGCTTATTTGATTCAAACGAACGCCATACCAATGGTTGATATTGAAATTAGTATTGATGCGGGAAGTCGCTACGACCCGAAAGATCAAAGTGGTCTAGCATCCTTGACCGCTGCGATGCTGATCCGCGGCATTCAGTGGCAGGGCGGTATTTTGAATGAGGCTCAACAGGCAGATGCAATTGCAGAACTAGGAGCCAGTATTAGTGCGTCTGCTTCAGGTGAGAGAGCCATCGTGCGCGCTCGATCACTGAGTAAACCCGATATTTTTGATCCACTCCTGCAACTTCTAGTAGCTAGTGTATCGAAACCTATCTTTGATTCATCGATTCTGATGCGTGAGAAGCAGCGCGTTAGTGCTGCGATTCAGGAGGGCGATACGAAACCGGAAGTTGTTCTGCAAAAACGGTTTCGTCAGGAGGTATTCGGAAATTATCCCTTAGCGCGATCCCCTAGCATTGAATCGATTGCAGCAATTCAGGGGGGCGATCTAGCGCGATTTCATCAGGATTTTTATCGTCAAGACCGAGTCATTGTGAACATTGTAGGCAATGTCGATCCAGCCAAGGCTAAACAAATTGCTGAACAAATTATTAATGCATTGCCCGTTAAGGGCCCAGCTATTCCTGCATTACCACCTTTGGAACGCTCACCAATAGAGCCAGAATCCAAGCGCTTGGTCCGAATTCCGTTTCAAACACAGCAAACCCATATTGCGATGGGTATGACCGCCATTACTCGGGATAATCCTGACTATTTCCCCTTACTCGTTGGAAACTATGTTTTGGGTGGCGGGGGCTTTGTATCTCGTTTAGTTGGTGAGGTTCGAGATAAGCGCGGATTTGCTTATAGCGTATTCAGTTACTTTCAACCGGGGCGCGATACCGGAACCTTTGAAGCAGGCTTGCAAACCCGTAATGATCAAGCAGATCAAGCTCTGAATGTATTGCAAGAGACCATTGCACGCTTTATTGAAGATGGTCCAAGCGATGCAGAATTAGCGGCTGCTAAAGCAAACTTAATCAATGGCTATCCATTGCGACTCGATAGTAATCGTAAATTACTTGATAACCTTTCAGCGATTACTTGGAATCAACTACCACTCAATACCCTCGATGTATGGACACAACAAGTCGCAGCGGTCAAAAAGGATGATGTGCGTAATGCGTTTAAACGACACTTAGATATGCGCAGAATGATCAGTGTTCTTGTTGGGGGCGCACCCTAA
- a CDS encoding SURF1 family protein: MLIVLAIGILAGRWQLSRADQKIILANQISAMAAREQIDLNAKNWTLSETEFRPVRARGRFLPNEVVWLDNRPSLKPQTGQTQSGFYVLMPLLLDGQEGRVVWVNRGWAPRNNQDRLILPGITTPKESVVIEGVALAGPGRVLELGNQPNSQASPRIQQNLDLTYEAGRMTYPQLPFIIRQNDPDEGDGLSRIWPVATTGVDRHYAYAFQWFSLGAAALAFWFTTGFMRYRNQGKSSS, translated from the coding sequence ATGCTGATCGTTCTTGCAATAGGTATTTTGGCTGGCCGCTGGCAGCTCAGTCGTGCGGATCAAAAAATAATCCTCGCTAACCAAATCAGCGCCATGGCCGCTCGAGAGCAGATTGATCTGAATGCCAAAAATTGGACCCTTTCAGAGACTGAGTTTAGGCCGGTGCGAGCGCGTGGTCGTTTTTTGCCCAATGAGGTCGTTTGGCTCGACAATCGTCCGAGCCTAAAGCCCCAAACGGGGCAGACCCAATCTGGATTTTATGTGTTGATGCCACTATTACTCGATGGTCAGGAGGGGCGCGTTGTTTGGGTTAACCGAGGGTGGGCCCCCAGAAATAATCAAGATCGATTGATATTGCCAGGCATTACAACACCTAAGGAGAGTGTAGTCATCGAGGGTGTTGCATTAGCCGGCCCAGGAAGGGTGCTAGAGCTTGGCAATCAACCCAATAGTCAAGCCTCACCCCGGATTCAGCAAAATTTAGACTTGACCTATGAGGCAGGCCGAATGACGTACCCACAATTGCCCTTCATTATTCGTCAAAATGACCCAGATGAAGGTGATGGATTATCCCGAATTTGGCCTGTAGCAACGACAGGCGTCGATCGCCATTATGCTTATGCTTTCCAATGGTTTTCTTTAGGTGCGGCCGCGCTAGCATTTTGGTTCACAACCGGCTTTATGCGATATCGCAATCAAGGTAAATCAAGTTCATAG
- a CDS encoding SCO family protein — protein sequence MKKLVLLFTVFLLAACSKPSFKNVDITGSKSFGSNFELLDPSGQVKTMADFKGKAVLIFFGYTHCPDVCPATLVEMQEVMKTLGPLSDRVQVIFITVDPQRDTAELMAQYPPAFDPRFIGLRPANDEALAKVAKDFKVYYNKVPGSNPKNYTMDHTAGSYVFDPNGNLRLYVKHGQGAEPIAHDLKLLLQ from the coding sequence ATGAAAAAACTAGTTCTTTTATTTACCGTGTTTTTGTTGGCAGCTTGTTCAAAGCCTAGCTTTAAGAACGTTGATATTACCGGCAGTAAATCATTTGGTTCAAATTTTGAACTTTTGGATCCCAGCGGTCAGGTGAAAACCATGGCTGATTTCAAAGGTAAGGCCGTATTAATTTTCTTTGGCTATACCCACTGCCCAGATGTTTGTCCTGCGACATTAGTTGAAATGCAAGAGGTCATGAAAACCTTAGGCCCATTATCCGATCGGGTGCAAGTTATTTTTATTACAGTTGACCCGCAGCGAGATACTGCAGAGCTAATGGCGCAATACCCTCCTGCATTTGATCCCCGATTTATTGGGCTGAGACCGGCTAACGATGAGGCGCTTGCTAAGGTCGCAAAAGATTTCAAGGTGTATTACAACAAGGTTCCAGGCAGCAATCCTAAAAATTACACAATGGACCATACCGCCGGAAGTTATGTGTTTGATCCAAACGGTAACTTACGCCTTTACGTTAAGCATGGGCAAGGCGCGGAGCCGATTGCCCATGACCTAAAACTGCTACTTCAATAA
- the rpoH gene encoding RNA polymerase sigma factor RpoH translates to MNTRKTGSSSIALAMPALPSLGVGTIDAYLAHINRLPMLSAAQEYTLAQEYRRSENLDAARQLVLSHLRLVASVARQYLGYGIPHADLIQEGNIGLMKAVKRYDPNQGVRLVSYAIHWIKAEIHEYILKNWRLVKVATTKAQRKLFFNLRSNKLSANALSNDEIESLAKALDVRGADVKEMEIRLAGGDIAIEGDSQDEESFAPIHWLTDESQEPTAVIEQNESYSLHGPKLLEALHALDERSRAIVESRWLAVDAEGQGGKTLHDLAKEFGISAERVRQIEVAAFKKLRTLLKDESPTLH, encoded by the coding sequence ATGAATACACGAAAAACGGGCTCTTCTAGCATCGCTCTTGCAATGCCAGCTCTACCATCCCTTGGAGTCGGTACGATTGATGCCTATTTGGCACACATTAATCGCTTACCGATGCTAAGTGCTGCCCAGGAATACACCTTGGCGCAAGAATATCGCCGCTCCGAAAATTTAGACGCCGCGCGACAACTGGTTTTATCGCACTTACGACTGGTTGCGTCGGTTGCGCGTCAATACTTGGGTTACGGCATTCCGCATGCTGACCTCATTCAAGAGGGCAATATTGGTTTGATGAAAGCAGTGAAACGCTACGACCCCAACCAAGGGGTGCGACTCGTTTCATATGCCATTCACTGGATCAAAGCGGAGATCCATGAGTACATCCTAAAGAACTGGCGTCTAGTCAAAGTAGCAACGACCAAAGCACAACGCAAACTTTTTTTCAATTTACGCAGCAATAAACTTTCTGCAAATGCCTTGAGCAATGATGAAATTGAGTCCTTGGCAAAAGCGCTTGATGTTCGCGGTGCTGACGTAAAAGAAATGGAAATTCGGCTTGCAGGAGGCGATATCGCTATCGAGGGCGATAGCCAAGATGAAGAAAGCTTTGCGCCAATCCATTGGTTAACCGATGAGAGCCAAGAGCCAACTGCCGTCATTGAGCAAAATGAATCCTACTCCTTGCATGGTCCAAAACTCTTGGAAGCACTTCATGCCCTAGATGAGCGTAGCCGTGCGATTGTTGAAAGCCGTTGGTTAGCAGTCGATGCAGAAGGCCAAGGCGGTAAGACTTTGCATGATCTTGCCAAAGAATTTGGTATCTCTGCTGAACGGGTGCGTCAAATTGAGGTCGCTGCTTTTAAGAAGTTGCGCACACTCTTAAAAGATGAAAGCCCAACACTTCACTAA
- a CDS encoding DUF2970 domain-containing protein, with amino-acid sequence MNKQPSFFRSMRAVLWAFLGIRNKAGLQNDVASLSFVHIIIAGVLGAVLFMAILLLIVNLVVTN; translated from the coding sequence ATGAACAAACAGCCCAGCTTCTTTCGCTCAATGCGCGCAGTTTTGTGGGCGTTTTTAGGGATTCGTAATAAAGCAGGATTGCAAAATGATGTTGCAAGCTTGAGTTTTGTGCACATCATCATTGCTGGCGTATTGGGCGCTGTACTATTTATGGCGATCCTTTTGTTGATTGTGAATTTAGTGGTAACCAATTAA
- a CDS encoding M16 family metallopeptidase: MKQALIALASFGLLVSGNAFATQSDTHEYRLKNGLRLIVREDHRAPTVVHMVWYRAGSMDEVNGKTGVAHVLEHMMFKGTKTVKSGEFSRMVAAVGGRENAFTARDFTGYFQQIEKSKLAEVMRLEADRMANLQFSDEEFGRELQVVMEERRLRTEDNPSSLMRELLMATAFISSPYRHPIIGWMNDLQNMQPADARQWYRDWYAPNNAVVVVAGDVNPLAVKALVEKYYGPIPAKKLPERKPQLEPEQKGEKRAVLKAPAESPQIMMAWKVPKLDPKKMDEVDPYALLVLSAVLSGHDNSRLNRELVRNQRLANSAGASYELISRGPELFVIGATAAKGQTVQDLEKGIVKTLRDIANQGVTESELKRIKAQLLASQIYKRDSIFAQAMEIGSSEMADVSWRDLDRMIERIQLIQSDQIQRAINTYFVNDGLTIVTLDPQPRSMLAKPRGMSGSLRH, translated from the coding sequence ATGAAGCAGGCATTGATTGCCTTGGCTAGCTTTGGCTTACTTGTTTCAGGGAATGCTTTTGCGACTCAGTCAGATACGCATGAGTATCGACTCAAGAATGGCTTGCGCCTAATCGTGCGAGAGGATCATCGGGCGCCTACGGTTGTACATATGGTGTGGTATCGCGCTGGATCGATGGATGAGGTGAATGGCAAAACAGGTGTTGCCCATGTGCTTGAACACATGATGTTCAAGGGAACTAAAACGGTGAAATCAGGTGAGTTCTCGAGAATGGTCGCTGCTGTAGGCGGACGTGAGAACGCCTTTACCGCACGCGACTTCACCGGATATTTTCAGCAGATTGAGAAATCAAAGCTGGCAGAAGTGATGCGGCTTGAAGCCGATCGAATGGCTAATCTGCAATTTTCTGATGAGGAGTTTGGGCGAGAGCTTCAGGTGGTGATGGAAGAGCGACGCTTACGTACGGAAGATAATCCATCGAGTTTGATGCGTGAGTTACTGATGGCAACGGCATTTATTAGCTCTCCGTATCGTCATCCCATTATTGGCTGGATGAACGACTTGCAAAATATGCAGCCTGCCGATGCGCGACAGTGGTATCGCGACTGGTATGCACCGAATAATGCTGTGGTTGTGGTAGCGGGTGATGTTAATCCGCTGGCAGTGAAAGCATTGGTTGAAAAGTACTACGGACCCATACCAGCAAAAAAATTACCAGAGCGCAAACCTCAGCTCGAACCTGAACAAAAAGGCGAGAAGCGTGCCGTTTTGAAAGCTCCTGCTGAGAGTCCACAAATCATGATGGCATGGAAAGTTCCCAAACTGGATCCCAAAAAAATGGATGAAGTGGATCCTTACGCATTACTAGTATTATCTGCCGTCTTAAGTGGGCACGATAACTCACGGTTAAATCGAGAGCTAGTTCGCAATCAACGACTTGCAAATAGCGCTGGGGCAAGCTATGAATTAATTAGCCGCGGGCCAGAGCTTTTTGTGATTGGTGCAACAGCAGCCAAGGGCCAAACAGTACAAGACCTTGAAAAGGGTATTGTCAAGACCTTACGCGATATTGCCAATCAAGGGGTTACTGAATCGGAGTTAAAGCGGATTAAGGCGCAATTGCTCGCTTCACAAATATACAAACGCGATTCAATTTTTGCTCAAGCCATGGAGATTGGCAGTTCAGAGATGGCTGATGTCTCTTGGCGAGATTTGGATCGGATGATTGAGCGAATCCAATTAATTCAATCGGATCAAATCCAACGCGCAATTAATACGTATTTTGTCAACGATGGTTTAACCATTGTGACCTTGGATCCCCAGCCACGTTCAATGCTTGCAAAGCCGCGTGGAATGTCAGGTAGTTTGCGCCATTAA
- the rsmD gene encoding 16S rRNA (guanine(966)-N(2))-methyltransferase RsmD — protein sequence MALSHRIRIIGGVWRSRQIQVLDQQDLRPSSDRVRETLFNWLGPDLSGLKAIDVFAGSGALGFEAASRSVDEVVLIENDKRIYNQLLTQYQLLTSYPTRGEVKILHGDGVAYLEGARDQSAQLIFLDPPFSQPDLLIRAAQEAGRVCHDQGRGGIYIECPNSFDLTELEGLLPNWTLIKSMETAQVKAVLFRRSSS from the coding sequence TTGGCACTCAGCCACCGAATTCGGATTATTGGCGGTGTGTGGCGTAGCCGGCAGATTCAGGTTTTAGATCAGCAGGATTTGCGTCCTAGTTCTGATCGGGTTCGTGAAACGCTTTTTAATTGGTTGGGCCCAGACCTTAGCGGTCTCAAGGCAATTGATGTGTTTGCTGGTTCTGGGGCTCTTGGTTTTGAGGCCGCTTCTCGATCAGTTGACGAGGTGGTATTGATTGAGAACGATAAACGAATCTATAACCAGCTTTTGACGCAGTATCAACTCCTGACTTCTTATCCAACTCGTGGGGAAGTGAAAATCCTTCATGGGGATGGCGTTGCTTATTTAGAGGGCGCTCGTGATCAGTCGGCCCAGTTGATTTTTCTGGATCCCCCATTTAGTCAACCCGACTTACTCATTCGCGCAGCACAAGAGGCCGGTCGCGTGTGTCACGATCAAGGACGGGGCGGAATCTATATTGAATGCCCCAATTCCTTTGATCTGACTGAATTGGAAGGTTTATTACCCAATTGGACCCTTATTAAATCGATGGAAACAGCCCAAGTAAAAGCCGTATTGTTTCGCCGCAGTTCGAGCTAA
- a CDS encoding COX15/CtaA family protein gives MMSEMALMVLELAGIALLIAGLPLAFLYFKKGMGLFQKLNWTIVFLTFDLILFGAFTRLSDSGLGCPDWPGCYGTSNPFRAIEEIRAAEAAMPTGPVTVFKAWVEMIHRYLAMSVGFLIIIQVIMAFKQPSAGRSLAIRGSLFLLVLVCLQGAFGAWTVTLKLQPIIVSMHLILALILFASMVWFAQRNDARYSSDSRTISSLSGGLVLIAIVALFAQIFLGAWVSTNYAVLACPDFPTCMGVWYPNMDWQNAFFLWRDLGEAKSGEMIPMAALVTIHWTHRVGAIFASAVLLFVAIKVIRYPEPKVQFWGKAIIALLALQIATGISNVVFQWPLVAALLHTSGAAAILFCLVRLSAWSNNYFLSGKPLQRGSA, from the coding sequence ATGATGTCTGAAATGGCTCTAATGGTTTTAGAGCTTGCCGGAATCGCCCTCCTGATCGCTGGCTTACCGTTGGCATTCCTTTATTTTAAAAAAGGAATGGGGCTATTTCAAAAGCTCAATTGGACCATCGTTTTTCTAACCTTTGACCTGATTTTGTTTGGTGCATTTACTCGTTTAAGTGATTCTGGTTTAGGGTGTCCAGATTGGCCGGGTTGCTATGGCACATCCAATCCCTTTCGTGCCATTGAAGAAATTCGGGCGGCAGAAGCTGCAATGCCCACAGGGCCGGTAACGGTCTTTAAAGCATGGGTTGAAATGATTCATCGCTATTTGGCAATGAGCGTTGGGTTTTTAATCATTATTCAAGTCATCATGGCATTTAAGCAGCCCAGCGCAGGCCGTTCCTTAGCAATTAGAGGCAGTTTGTTTTTGCTGGTCTTGGTTTGTTTGCAGGGTGCATTTGGAGCCTGGACCGTGACCCTCAAGCTTCAACCAATCATTGTGAGCATGCATCTCATTTTGGCATTGATATTATTTGCCAGCATGGTGTGGTTTGCGCAACGTAATGATGCTCGCTATTCAAGTGATTCCAGGACGATCTCAAGCCTATCTGGTGGTCTTGTACTCATTGCTATCGTTGCGCTCTTTGCTCAAATTTTTCTAGGGGCGTGGGTTAGTACCAACTATGCTGTTTTGGCTTGCCCTGATTTTCCAACTTGTATGGGTGTTTGGTATCCCAATATGGATTGGCAAAATGCATTTTTCTTATGGCGCGATTTGGGTGAGGCTAAATCCGGTGAGATGATCCCGATGGCAGCATTAGTCACAATCCACTGGACCCATCGCGTCGGAGCTATTTTTGCCTCCGCCGTTTTACTCTTCGTTGCTATAAAAGTCATTCGATATCCGGAGCCAAAGGTTCAATTTTGGGGGAAAGCCATCATTGCATTGCTTGCATTGCAAATCGCAACCGGTATATCCAATGTAGTCTTTCAATGGCCATTAGTGGCTGCTTTATTGCATACCAGTGGTGCGGCAGCCATTCTATTTTGCTTGGTGCGCTTAAGTGCGTGGAGTAATAACTATTTTTTATCCGGTAAGCCCTTGCAACGAGGGTCTGCATGA
- the ftsY gene encoding signal recognition particle-docking protein FtsY has product MFGLRKTLSSLFTRNRVDEAWFDHLEELLIKADVGVSTSTALIASLRKSAKQHSITNSEDLKSVLVDELSHLLSDLEPPENPLIHSAAHTKPEVWLIVGVNGAGKTTSIGKLCHHFQAQGKSVLLAAGDTFRAAARNQLKEWGERNQVQVLSQESGDAGAIAHDAIQAALSRQVDVVLIDTAGRLATQANLMEELKKVKRVITKLIPDAPHQIVLVLDGNTGQNGIAQVLAFRNAIGLHGLIVTKLDGTAKGGVVCALRNELQNPSQTGGPKTYVYALGKGEQLGDLELFSAKAYAQELVE; this is encoded by the coding sequence ATGTTTGGTTTACGTAAAACACTTAGCTCACTCTTTACTCGTAACCGAGTGGATGAAGCCTGGTTCGATCATTTAGAAGAATTACTGATCAAAGCCGATGTTGGTGTTTCGACATCAACCGCTCTAATAGCTAGTCTACGCAAATCGGCCAAACAGCATTCCATTACAAATTCTGAGGATTTAAAGTCAGTTCTGGTTGATGAGCTCAGCCATCTTTTGAGCGACCTAGAACCCCCGGAAAATCCTTTAATCCACTCTGCGGCGCATACCAAGCCTGAAGTTTGGCTGATTGTAGGGGTCAATGGTGCTGGCAAAACCACATCAATTGGAAAACTATGCCATCACTTTCAGGCTCAAGGAAAATCAGTACTCCTCGCTGCTGGGGATACATTTCGAGCGGCAGCGCGTAATCAGCTCAAGGAATGGGGTGAGCGCAATCAAGTACAAGTGCTTAGCCAAGAGAGTGGCGATGCAGGTGCGATTGCACATGATGCTATCCAGGCTGCCCTGTCGCGCCAGGTTGATGTTGTGCTAATTGATACCGCTGGCCGACTCGCCACTCAAGCGAATCTGATGGAGGAGCTAAAGAAGGTAAAGCGGGTGATTACCAAACTGATACCCGATGCTCCCCATCAAATTGTCTTGGTCCTTGATGGCAATACAGGTCAAAATGGAATTGCCCAAGTTTTGGCCTTTCGGAACGCGATTGGCCTCCATGGCCTTATCGTCACCAAATTGGATGGCACCGCCAAAGGCGGGGTAGTTTGTGCACTTCGCAATGAGTTGCAAAACCCCTCCCAAACAGGGGGCCCGAAAACCTATGTCTACGCCCTTGGCAAGGGGGAGCAATTGGGTGATTTGGAGTTATTTTCAGCCAAAGCCTATGCCCAAGAGCTCGTAGAATAG
- a CDS encoding twin transmembrane helix small protein: protein MKWLIVLILLVIIASLGSALYFMMKDKGNSSRMVHSLMLRIGLSIALFIGIWIAHYFGLIESTGLKVPQ, encoded by the coding sequence ATGAAATGGCTAATTGTTCTAATTCTGTTGGTCATCATTGCAAGCTTAGGATCAGCACTGTATTTCATGATGAAAGACAAGGGCAATAGCTCCAGGATGGTTCACTCGCTGATGCTCAGAATTGGTTTATCGATTGCACTATTCATTGGGATTTGGATTGCCCATTACTTTGGACTCATTGAGTCCACTGGCCTGAAAGTGCCTCAATAG